TACTCGGTGCTCAAGGACGGCTGGAAACCCGCCAATCCTGCCCTCGGCACCATGGAAGGCATCGCGGCGCACGTCACGGGCTGACGGCCCCGGCGGCGCGGGCATGAAAAAGGCGATGCGGGCATCATGCCCGCATCGCCCCGACCTGCCTAGGTGACCGGATACCGTCAGAGCGTTTCGATGCTGACGGCTTCCAGGCCCTTCTGACCCTGCTGGACCTTCATCCGCACGCGCTGGTTTTCCTGCAGCGCGCCGACGCCGGACCGCTCGACGGCGGTGATATGGACGAAGACATCCTTGCCGCCGCTGTCGGGAGCGACGAAGCCGAAGCCCTTGGTGGTGTTGAACCACTTCACGGTGCCCTCGACCTCCTCGGCCGGGCCGGAGCTGCGGTCGGCGTAACCGCCGCGGTCGTTGCCGTAGCCGCCGCGATCCTGGCCATAGCCGCCACCGCCGTAGCCGCCGCGGTCATTGCCGTAGCCGCCGCGGTCCTGGCCGTAGCCACCGCGATCCTGGCCATAGCCGCCACCGCCGTAGCCGCCACGGTCGTTGCCGTAGCCGCCGCGGTCCTGGCCGTAGCCGCCGCGCGCGGGGGCGCCCATGCGTCCGGCGGGGCGGGCGGCGTCGTCACGGCGCGGGCGCGGGGAAGCGGTCGTGGTGTCCACGTCGTAGATCCGGCTGACCTGATTGCCCTTCTGGCCCTGGACCAGATCGACCACGACCGTCGAGCCCTCGGGCAGACGGTCATGACCGACCGCCGTCACCGCCGAAGCGGGCAGGAACGCGTCGGGAGACCCGTCGTCGGGCGCGACGAAACCGAACCCCTTGTTGGGGTCGAACCACTTTACGGTCGCCTTGATCTTTTCGGCGACGGGAGTTTGCTGCTGGAAGGAATGACGCGGGGCGTTGAAGCGCATGGGATAGCCGATCCGTGGAGTCTCACGAAGAACGCATTTTGTCCGCCGAACACGTCAAAAGGGTCACGGTCTCCCATGCCCCTCGGGTCAGATCTTGCCTACCCATCCCTGCCATGCCCTGCAACAAAACGCGCCTACAACCAATTATTACAGTCACGAGCGCCGCTTTCGGAAAAAGTCCCTCAGCAGCTCCGCCGCCCGGCGCTCATCCAGCCCGCCATAAGTCTCGGGAACGTGGTGGCAAGTCGCCCGGTGGAAGAAGCGAGGTCCGTGCTCGACCCCGCCGCCTTTTACATCATAGGCCCCGAAGTACACTCGGCGCAACCGAGCAAAACTGATTGCCGCGGCGCACATGCCGCAAGGCTCCAAGGTCACATATAGATCACAGTCCGGCAGGCGCGGTTCGGCACGCAAAGCGCATGCGGACCGGATCGCCAGCATCTCGGCATGGGCCGTCGGATCGGCCAGTTCCTCGGTCCGGTTCCCCGCCGACGCGAGCACCCGACCGGTCGAAGTCTCGACGATCACCGCGCCGACCGGAACCTCCCCGCGCGCGGCGGCATCCTCCGCCTCGGCAAGGGCGAGCGCCATGGGGGACGGTGTCGGGGGAAGCCTGATCATGGGGCAGACTGGCCGGCCGGCCGGGGCGGCGTCAAGGGGACGGCGCACCGGCAAACTTGCCGCACCCCGCGTTCCGCGCGGCACCGTTGCGCCGCAGCGCGAGGTCTGCCCATGCTTCAACCTCAACCCCCAGGGAGCATTCCGGCATGAGCGACCACATCTACCAGAAGATCGAGATCA
This Skermanella mucosa DNA region includes the following protein-coding sequences:
- a CDS encoding cold-shock protein, whose translation is MRFNAPRHSFQQQTPVAEKIKATVKWFDPNKGFGFVAPDDGSPDAFLPASAVTAVGHDRLPEGSTVVVDLVQGQKGNQVSRIYDVDTTTASPRPRRDDAARPAGRMGAPARGGYGQDRGGYGNDRGGYGGGGYGQDRGGYGQDRGGYGNDRGGYGGGGYGQDRGGYGNDRGGYADRSSGPAEEVEGTVKWFNTTKGFGFVAPDSGGKDVFVHITAVERSGVGALQENQRVRMKVQQGQKGLEAVSIETL
- a CDS encoding nucleoside deaminase → MALALAEAEDAAARGEVPVGAVIVETSTGRVLASAGNRTEELADPTAHAEMLAIRSACALRAEPRLPDCDLYVTLEPCGMCAAAISFARLRRVYFGAYDVKGGGVEHGPRFFHRATCHHVPETYGGLDERRAAELLRDFFRKRRS